DNA from Streptomyces showdoensis:
GTGAGTACCCCGAGGTGATGGTTAAACACGATCTCGTCTCAATGACGACCGTATGGGTGCCCATCGCCCTGCCCGACGACTGGACTGCAACCCATCGAGGCCTGCTAGGCAGTATCTTCAAATGATCTTGCCTGGTGGATCATGGTGTTGTGATACGTCGCCATGAACTGTCGGATGCTGAGTGGGAGTTCGTCCGGCCGTTGCTGCCCGAGTCGTTGAGGGGGCGGAAGCGGCTGGACGACCGCCGGGTGCTGAACGGGATCGTGTGGAAGTTCCGGACCGGGACGGCCTGGCGGGATGTGCCTGAGCGTTACGGTCCGTGGGCCACGCTGCATACGCGTTTTCGCAGGTGGGCGGCGGACGGCACGTTCGACCGGATGCTGCGGGCCGCCCAGGCGAAGGCGGACGCGGCAGGCGACGTGGAGTGGCTGGTGTCGGTCGACTCGACCGTCGTCCGCGCTCATCGGCATGCGGCCGGGGCCCGAAAAGGGGGCTCCGCAACCCGGCCCTCGGCCGGTCCAGAGGCGGTCTGACCAGCAAGATCCACCTGGCCTGTGACGGCCGGGGCCGCCCGCTCGCCTTTCTGGTCACGGGCGGCAACACCAACGACTGCGCCCGGTTCACCGCCGTGATGGACCAGATACGGGTGCCCCGGACTGGCCCGGGACGACCCCGGACCCGGCCCGATCACGTCCTGGGCGACAAGGGCTACAGCTCGAAAGCGATCCGCGCCTGGCTGCGGCGCCGCGGCATCCCGCACACGATTCCCGAGCGTGCCGACCAGGTCCGCAACCGGGTCCGGCGAGGCAGCCGCGGAGGCCGCCCGCCGGCCTTCGACCGCGAGGCATACAAGCACCGCAACGTCGTGGAACGCTGCTTCAACCGCTTGAAACAGTGGCGCGGCATCGCCACCCGCTACGACAAGACCGCCCAGTCCTACGAAGCAGCCGTCACCCTCGCATCACTCCTGATGTGGGCGTGACATTTGACGACAGAACCTAGCGCGGCTCTGCGCGGTCATCTGCTCCCCGCGCACGCGGGGATGGCCCCGTCCTTCCAGAGGGCATCCGCCATCCAGGTAGGACCCGCCCTCAGCGACCGCGGACGTGCCAAGGCCGTGGCGGAAGGGCGTATCCCCTCGTACGCCATCATCAAGATCCCCCTCGCGCAGGTCTCCTCCACGCCCCTCAACCCGCGCCGGAACTTCGGGAGCCCGGAAGAGCAGGCGCGCTTCGGCGAGGAACTCCGCCAGGCACAGCTCGCAGCCTGCGTTGTCGTGACCCGGGCCGCGTACCTGTCCCTGTGGCCCGACCACGCAGCGCAGATCGGCGACGCTGAGTACGTTCTCGTCAACGGTGAGCGCCGCTTCCGCAGCGCCATGCACGTCGAGCTGCCCACCCTCGACTTCGTCATCCGGGACGAGTTCGCGGACAGCCGGGAGGAGTTCCTCAACCGGCTGCTCAAGGAGAACCTGGACCGCGCCGACTTCGACCCCGTCGAGCGCGCCACCGGCGTCCAGCAGCTGGTCGACGTATGCGCCGAGAAGAGCGGCGGGCACGGAGCCCAGGCCCGCGCGGCCGAGCAGCTCGGGAAGTCGCGAGCGTGGATTACCAACCAGCTCGGCCTGCTCGCCCTGCCGGCGGAGGTCCGTGCATCCGTCAGCACCGGAGAGACCTCGGCCAGGGACGCGGTCGGGATGGCCCGGCGCCTCAAAGCCCCCCACCGCGCCTTCTGCTGAAGAGCTCTTCCAGCTCCTCGCAGCCCACAAGGCGGAGGAGGCCAGAGCCAAGGCGCAGAAGAGGGCGATGCTGGAGTCAGCCGCCGCGACGGGGTTGTTGACCGCGGTCAACAACCCCGTCGCGGCGGGGCGAGGAGTCGACCCCCCAGTCCGAGGCTCGGCCCGATCCCCTGCCTGGCGGGGCGGAAGTGTTGACCGCGGTTAACAACTCCGTGCCGCCAGGACGTACCGCCGCGCAGACCGAACAACCCACGGATCCGGACAAGTACCTCGGTCCCGCACCCGATCCCCGAGTCAGCCATGCGCCTGCGCCAGCACCTCGGCGCCACCCCGCAGGAGCAGGCCGACAACATCGTCCAGGCCCTCTCTGCCGAGGAGCTTGAAGCGCTGATTGAGG
Protein-coding regions in this window:
- a CDS encoding ParB/RepB/Spo0J family partition protein, with product MAEGRIPSYAIIKIPLAQVSSTPLNPRRNFGSPEEQARFGEELRQAQLAACVVVTRAAYLSLWPDHAAQIGDAEYVLVNGERRFRSAMHVELPTLDFVIRDEFADSREEFLNRLLKENLDRADFDPVERATGVQQLVDVCAEKSGGHGAQARAAEQLGKSRAWITNQLGLLALPAEVRASVSTGETSARDAVGMARRLKAPHRAFC
- a CDS encoding DUF5959 family protein, with translation MHCLGVGEAIAWLHVQRRPSLCIHLNDEREYPEVMVKHDLVSMTTVWVPIALPDDWTATHRGLLGSIFK